The DNA region CAGGAGAGATGTCACCAAGTCCATTCCGTGCCCTGGGGGCAGGGCCGGTACAAGACAGTATGAGCACAGGCCAGGGACAATGCAGGAAGAACCAAGGATGTCCCTCAGGTTCAACACCTGAACCAGGTCTCCCTCCTCAGGACACAGGCAGGTTAGTCCTTCGGGCAGGCCTCAGCACTTTTTGTCATCTCCTTGGATTTCTACATAGGGCAGCCCCACAGGCCAAGAGTCCCGTGGCCAGTAGCGCACACGGAGGTTCTGGCCAGGCATCTCGTAGCTGGCGTCCACCAGGGCCATGGCGACCATGCTGTAAGGGAAGGTGATGCTGATAATCACGTGCCTGTGGGACAGGAGGGCAGAACTGAGGAGGTGCCACAGCAAACACCCCCCCCTAGGCTTCACCTTAACTTCCTTCTCATGGGCTTCAGCTATCCAACAAGAGCTGCCAGGTCTGCGACCTCTGTCAACAGGCGCCTGCCACTGGGATGCCCTTCTACTGCTGGCTGGCCCACTGCCCAAGCTCTTGTCATCATtctgggtggatgggtgggtggatgcgtggatggatggatggatggatgggcggatggatggatgggtgtgtggatggatgggtgggtggatggatgggcggatggatgggtgggtagatggatggatggatgggcggatgggcaaatggatggatggatgggcggatggatggatggatggatggatggatggatggatggataggtgggtggatgggtagatgggcAGATGAACAGTCTCATGGATGTTGCATGGTCAGGCCTGAGAGCAGACGCTTACCAGACACTGTGCAGGTAGAAGAACTGTACCCAGTGCCAGACGTTGCAGAGGAAGCGGTCACTGAGCCAGCTGGTCAGCGCGATGGCCCACAGGACTACAGAGACCTCAATCAGGTGCCGCAGCTCCTTGTTGCTGGTCCTAAGGAGGGCAGAAGAATCGGGGGGTGGAAGGGATGCCTGGCTCGGacacctgcaggtgcaggggctgacAGGACCTGAGGCTCCGCagtgggaaggaggggaggagtgaGGATTAAAGGCACAAGGCTGGGGTGGCAGCTTAGGCTGCCAGATGTGACTCTGACATCCCAATTTGGAGTTCTGGTTGGAGTCCAGGGTACTCCACTTCTAACCCGgcctccctgttaatgctcccaggaaaccagcagaagacgaCCCAGGGACGTGGGGCCCTGCCACTGCATACAGGGTGAAGTCCTGCCTGCCCTCCACTGCAGGCATGCGGAGAGTGATCTATTGGACAGCGATGCTCTTTctccttaaaaataaacagaaaaaagttATTTAAGGAGTCTTTCAAAACTCAAGTGCCCCCTGCTAGAGATGGCGCAGGCACAAATTTGTGACTCCAGACATTAAGGAAAGGACATGTTGGAGCTCAGTCCAAGGTGGGTAAGCAAACTCCTGCAAGGAAACCTAGGTGGGTGAGCTACCAGGATCTGTGACCTCCTCCACACCTGCTGATTGCCAAGGCCAGAGCATAGGACTCTAACAGGAGGGGCCGGGCAGTGTTGcgaccccaaccccaacccctccCGCCCCCAAGAGATAGCCAAGCCTAAATCTAGATTTAACTATGGATGTGTAGAGAATGCTAACATCCTCCTCTATTGTGTAAGAATATGGTGATAATGTGACTCAGTGCAACCACCATGGAATACAAAATTGCTCCGCGGAGTGGGGAGGTTGCTCAAAGAAACCAACAGTGGAATGACCATAGGCCCCCGCAAGGCTGAGACACCTGTGTCTCCATGTCTGCTACAGCTCTGTTCACTCCGTTCAAAACAGCCCAGCCACAACATCAACCAGTGTGCCCGGGAGCTGATGAGTGGGTTGAGAAAACAAGGCCTATGCCGGACACAatgcggtagcctggtggctaaagtcctcgccttgcatgcgttgggatcccatatgggtgccggttcgagtacCGGCTGCTTGGGCAACCCAAGCACCACCCATGATCTCTATgcttgctgccctcccaggcacattagcaggaggctggatgggaagtagagcagctgggtctagaACCGGCAGTCCTGTGGGACGCTCGCATTGCAACTGGTGGTTTTccctgccatgccacagtgctgggccacgAGCCATTCTACTCTCATCTTCAATGAagtcattttttgaaaagatgccACAAATGAGTAGAGATCACGGGTAatgcttgctttttaaattcaGGCATTCTTACATGGGGGGTAAGAATTTCAACCAGCGTTCAGAATGGATAATTCACTTACCTTTTAACCCCTCTCTTCCCACaaattattggaaagctagagaCGCAAGTTGGGGGTAGGTGGAGGATggaatattccatccactggttcaacctGGGGCACACCCCAGGTTGAAGCCAGCCACCAGAAGCTCCAacggggtctcccacctgggtggcacgacctcaaggacttgggccatcctctgctgccttgcctgttgcattagcagggagctggcttggaagtggagcagccgggacctgaaccaGGACTGCAATACACAGCGTGGGGGACAACAGGCGGGAGCatagcccactgtgccaccaagGCCAGCCCTCTCCATTCCCACCAAGCCACAAGCTCTCGGCAGTATCACAATGTGCTGAGGGGGTGGGGTGTTGTTACCCCAGGGAGCAGGTCTGCAGACAGATATAGATAGGTTCGCATTCTCATTTGAGGGTGGGTGACGGCGGGCTGTGGCTGAGCCTGGTGGCGGTGTCGAGTGGATCAATGACTCCCACCGCACGCAGGTGCCCACGGCCGCCACTCACTCACTTCTTATACTCCTGGTAGACGATGTAGAGGATGTGGATGGCGATGCTGTTGAGGGCGTAGGCGTTGACCGTGGGCCGCAGGAAGGACAGGAGGGTGCTAATCAAGGTCATTACGGCCACCAGACACGTGAATTGGGACCTGCGGGGGGCGGGGACACTGTCAGGTGTAAATCCTGTAGTCtcggggtggggggtgagggtggggcgcGCACCGCCAGGCTCAGGCCAGTCTTCTGAGGTTCTCaggcagcccagcagaggggatcccagAAGGGTCCAAGGTCAGGTCCTAAGCAGGTGTTACAAGAGGGTCCCGGGAGGGGTGGGTGAGGCCAAGAAACAGCTCTAGGGAGACCCCAGGGGAAGAGGCAGGTCAGGGATTCAAGTGGCCCAGGGAGGCTCGAAGGAGGGTTTCTTGGGCTCCAGgaaaatttcagggcccaaggagggagggaaagaaagagaaggaaggggtAGGGAGGGATCCCATAGGTGCAGGTGAACCAAACAGGGTTAGGATGCTGTCACAGGGACTGGGGGTGGGATCAGCCAGCCAGGAGGGGCACCTGGGACAGTTACATGAAAGATTTCAGGCTCTGGAGAGGGATCGCTGGGACTCTGAAATTTCAGGGACcgctccccccacacacaccctccctgctAATCTGGCTCACACAGAATTTGAGGACTGCCCAGGCTATCCCGGTAGGATCAGAGGAGGGGATGGAGAAGTAGGGCAGGCGAGTGCTACAGAAGAGGCCTGGCTACTCGGGGAGGTTGGGCAGGGTGGTCCCCAGAGGGTGTGagcctccccccacacacacacacacccacacccacacagcgAGCCTGCCCCCACCTGTTGCCCCCCAGGAAAGCTGGGAAATAGCAGCGAGGCAGCCAGATGCTGTAACAGCTGGCCAACAGCCACAGGATGGCGATCTCATCCAGCAGCTGTCCCAGGAAACTGAGAGTCATATGGAAGTACATGGAGAACAGACCTGGGGGCGGGGGCGGAGAGAGAACAGAGGCATGGGGGGGTGGGCACGTTGGTGGGCACGGGGATCCGGGAGGACTGGGGGGC from Ochotona princeps isolate mOchPri1 unplaced genomic scaffold, mOchPri1.hap1 HAP1_SCAFFOLD_246, whole genome shotgun sequence includes:
- the LOC131479344 gene encoding alkaline ceramidase 1-like, whose protein sequence is MPSIFAYQSSEVDWCESNFQHSELVAEFYNTFSNVSFLILGPLMTFLMHPYVQRRSCGSYSTLFLFTITGLFSMYFHMTLSFLGQLLDEIAILWLLASCYSIWLPRCYFPAFLGGNRSQFTCLVAVMTLISTLLSFLRPTVNAYALNSIAIHILYIVYQEYKKTSNKELRHLIEVSVVLWAIALTSWLSDRFLCNVWHWVQFFYLHSVWHVIISITFPYSMVAMALVDASYEMPGQNLRVRYWPRDSWPVGLPYVEIQGDDKKC